From a single Osmerus eperlanus chromosome 8, fOsmEpe2.1, whole genome shotgun sequence genomic region:
- the cep57l1 gene encoding centrosomal protein CEP57L1 encodes MEFYQDQVLDSPSKNSYIGSYYKPPDRILPPSRVQGPPAPHPNNMNRDRTTPDAGSKAVITALKTLQEKIQRLELERKQAERNVMQFSQAAHSYESSSTVQKQPPHSSAGADVSRKKELVGQLQSAEARCKLLEKQLDFMRKMVENAEKDKSALTEKQASLQRQWKQSSPEDHLQLEKLEMLERECLKLNKTQSVAARKIELMEQKLLAEEHERKLVKEKADELQRELESNLRLCPSVFEEVKPKKKKKKSKTTSSKSSSTRQDAIAPPGVPKAKLLPFVAGTSTSPSHSVHANMQSVLHMMKHHQPQLCERVRSVRRSGCAARRALHKPLGSSPSPPSQDPGPGHAAPSLGSLSDLLLALQDELGQMSFEHQDLVRQIDGAHRLELREDLERELELLVKRMEEKGAQISKLRKHQDTVHKLTQNKPQNAPRRPATSEDGRTKGGVGGGAPAPSPVKAASRREGANQENLRLLRETQRFCTSLRKDDVRWES; translated from the exons ATGGAGTTTTATCAAGATCAG GTTCTCGACTCTCCATCCAAAAACAGTTACATCGGGAGTTACTACAAGCCCCCGGACAGGATTCTTCCTCCCTCACGTGTGCAGGGACCTCCTGCTCCCCATCCCAACAACATGAACCGGGACCGCACTACACCTGATGCTGGCAGTAAAG CTGTCATCACTGCTCTCAAGACCCTTCAGGAAAAGATCCAGCGCCTGGAACTGGAGAGGAAGCAGGCTGAGAGGAACGTCATGCAGTTCTCCCAGGCTGCCCACAGCTATGAGAGCTCCAGCACCGTGCAGAAGCAGCCTCCTCACAGCTCTGCAGGGGCTGACGTCTCCAGGAAGAAAG aactgGTGGGCCAGCTGCAGTCAGCTGAGGCCCGCTGTAAGCTCCTGGAGAAGCAGCTGGACTTTATGAGAAAGATGGTGGAGAACGCCGAGAAGGACAAAAGCGCTCTGACTGAGAAACAG GCCTCCCTCCAGAGGCAGTGGAAGCAGAGCAGCCCGGAGGACCACCTCCAGCTGGAGAAGCTGGAGATGCTGGAAAGGGAGTGTCTGAAACTGAACAAGACTCAGTCCGTGGCTGCA aGGAAGATTGAGCTGATGGAACAGAAACTGCTGGCAGAGGAACATGAACGCAAACTAGTAAAGGAGAAAGCAGATGAG CTgcagagggagctggagagcaACCTCCGTCTGTGTCCCTCGGTCTTTGAGGAGGTCaaaccaaagaagaagaagaagaaatctAAGACAACCTCCAGC AAAAGCAGCTCCACGAGACAGGATGCCATAGCGCCACCAGGTGTCCCAAAGGCCAAACTGCTGCCCTTCGTAGCTGGGACG TCGACCAGCCCCAGCCACTCGGTGCACGCCAACATGCAGAGTGTTCTCCACATGATGAAGCACCACCAGCCCCAGCTGTGCGAGAGGGTGCGCTCCGTGCGCAGGTCCGGCTGTGCGGCCAGGAGGGCGCTCCACAAGCCcctgggctcctccccctctccccccagccaggACCCTGGGCCTGGACACGCAGCTCCCTCCCTGGGCTCCCTCTCAGACCTGCTGCTGGCCTTACAGGATGAACTAGGACAGATGAGCTT TGAGCACCAGGACCTGGTTCGTCAGATAGATGGGGCGCACAGGCTGGAACTGAGggaggacctggagagagagctggagctgctggtgaaaaggatggaggagaagggagccCAGATCAGCAAGCTGCGCAAACACCAGGATACC gtccacaagctcACACAGAACAAGCCCCAGAATGCTCCGCGCCGGCCTGCGACCAGTGAGGACGGCAGGACtaagggaggggttgggggcggAGCTCCGGCGCCCTCCCCTGTCAAGGCAGCGTCTAGACGGGAGGGGGCGAATCAGGAGAACCTGCGGCTCctcagagagacccagagatTCTGCACCAGTCTGAGGAAGGATGATGTCCGCTGGGAGTCGTAG